In a single window of the Acyrthosiphon pisum isolate AL4f chromosome X, pea_aphid_22Mar2018_4r6ur, whole genome shotgun sequence genome:
- the LOC100166977 gene encoding DNA-directed RNA polymerase II subunit RPB11-like, whose protein sequence is MNAPPTFESFLLYDGEKKIVQELDTKVVNAAIFTINKEDHTLGNMIRNQLLKDPNVLFAGYKLPHPLEHKFELRIQTSCPEYTPQDALTNSLTDLLAELSLFEERFKDALKQKKDEGFD, encoded by the exons ATGAACGCACCACCGACGtttgaatcatttttattgtatgacggagaaaaaaa aatcgTCCAAGAATTGGACACAAAAGTTGTGAATGCAGCAATATTCACTATAAACAAAGAAGATCACACATTGGGAAATATGATCAGGAA cCAATTACTTAAAGACCCCAATGTACTATTTGCCGGATACAAACTACCCCATCCTTTGGAACATAAATTTGAACTTCGTATACAAACAAGCTGTCCTGAGTATACACCACAAGATGCTTTAACCAACTCGTTAACTGATCTTTTGGCTGAGCTTTCTTTGTTCGAAGAACGTTTCAAG GATGCTCTAAAGCAGAAAAAAGACGAAGGTTTCGATTAG